One Cucurbita pepo subsp. pepo cultivar mu-cu-16 chromosome LG09, ASM280686v2, whole genome shotgun sequence DNA window includes the following coding sequences:
- the LOC111801645 gene encoding uncharacterized protein LOC111801645, protein MGSDPFLLPEIGPDGLAREAPVIAYTEKIIEEGRLQLRKYIDENYSKIRDVERELAELTMEMKLTSGPKKAALEHLRKKIEMSTERIHAAKLKEEQAKKAWEAASKVVQDEEAIKQKLCDDLNHLVQESNNSQLTRLEELKRRMEALNSNRVSTSVSQVTQEGQTMGSAQNSRVADSSGVATSTETTGAKANESARIQAVSGDAPVVNGQNQKASSETEVRGKKKNQFHGRGKGIGAVPKGRSSADSGWTGSGFDVDGRV, encoded by the exons ATGGGTTCCGATCCCTTCCTTTTGCCTGAGATTGGTCCTGATGGGCTTGCCAGGGAAGCTCCTGTAATTGCCTACACTGAAAAG ATAATCGAGGAAGGGCGTCTTCAATTGAGAAA ATACATTGATGAGAATTATTCTAAGATTCGAGATGTTGAACGAGAGTTGGCAGAGCTTACAATGGAGATGAAACTCACATCTGGTCCAAAAAAAGCAG CCCTCGAACATCTGCGGAAGAAAATAGAGATGTCAACGGAAAGAATACATGCAGCCAAGTTGAAGGAAGAACAAGCAAAGAAG GCTTGGGAAGCAGCGTCGAAGGTCGTGCAGGACGAGGAAGCAATTAAGCAAAAGCTGTGTGATGACTTGAATCATCTG GTTCAAGAAAGCAATAATTCGCAGTTGACGAGGCTCGAAGAACTAAAACGAAGAATGGAAGCTTTGAATTCAAACCGAGTATCAACCTCTGTTTCTCAA GTTACACAAGAAGGCCAAACAATGGGAAGTGCTCAGAACAGCAGAGTTGCAGATTCTTCTGGAGTTGCTACATCAACAGAAACAACAGGTGCAAAAGCAAATGAAAGTGCACGTATTCAAGCAGTCAGTGGTGATGCTCCAGTGGTGAATGGCCAAAATCAAAAGGCATCTTCTGAGACAGAagtaagaggaaaaaagaaaaaccagtTTCATGGAAGAGGGAAGGGAATTGGAGCAGTGCCTAAAGGAAGAAGCTCTGCAGACTCTGGGTGGACTGGCTCTGGGTTTGATGTGGATGGTAGGGTATAA
- the LOC111802753 gene encoding gibberellin 20 oxidase 1-like yields the protein MALNGKVATEAAPSNLNEETKGEYRPPFGGSDESKVPEDFIWSEKFEASELLPVLDVPNIDLEKFMSGDKSYVEEATRLVDEACRQHGIFFVVNHGVDMEMMGRVHDCMNEFFTMPLDVKQRAKRRVGESYGYTNSFFGRFANNLPWKETFSLRCLAAQNSSAAHDYVLDTLGSSFSHHGKAYQECGIALNQLGMKIVELLGLSLGVSREYFKNFYEDNDSILRLNYYPTCDKPEVVLGTGPHTDPTSVTLLHQDPVSGLQVCSNDQWYSIPPNPEAFVINIGDTFTSLTNGIYKGCIHRAVVNSMNARKSLAFFLCPSHDKVVRAPEELVEKSPPRKYPDYKWPMLLEMTQKRYRPDCNTLEAFKTWVKEGKAMDNGSTIIAPSA from the exons ATGGCTTTGAACGGCAAGGTGGCAACCGAAGCTGCTCCCTCAAACTTGAATGAGGAGACGAAAGGGGAGTACCGTCCGCCATTTGGGGGCTCCGACGAGTCAAAGGTGCCGGAGGATTTCATTTGGTCGGAAAAGTTTGAGGCGTCCGAGTTGCTGCCGGTGCTGGATGTTCCAAATATTGACTTGGAAAAGTTCATGAGTGGCGACAAAAGTTATGTGGAAGAGGCGACAAGGCTGGTGGATGAGGCTTGTAGACAACATGGCATATTTTTTGTGGTGAACCATGGAGTGGACATGGAAATGATGGGCCGTGTTCATGACTGTATGAATGAGTTCTTTACAATGCCTTTGGATGTGAAGCAGAGGGCTAAGAGGAGGGTAGGTGAGAGTTATGGATATACTAATAGCTTCTTTGGGAGATTCGCGAACAATCTTCCATGGAAGGAAACCTTTTCCCTTCGCTGTTTGGCTGCTCAAAACTCCTCCGCTGCTCATGACTATGTTCTTGACACTTTAGGCTCATCATTCTCCCATCATGG GAAGGCGTATCAAGAGTGTGGGATAGCATTGAACCAGCTTGGTATGAAGATTGTGGAGCTTTTGGGGCTGAGCCTTGGCGTTTCAAGAGAATACTTCAAGAATTTCTATGAGGACAACGATTCAATATTGAGGCTTAATTATTACCCAACATGCGACAAGCCAGAGGTTGTGTTGGGAACTGGCCCTCACACTGATCCCACCTCCGTCACACTCCTTCACCAAGACCCTGTCAGTGGCCTTCAAGTGTGCTCCAATGATCAATGGTATTCAATCCCTCCAAACCCAGAAGCCTTTGTCATCAACATCGGTGACACTTTCACG TCTCTCACAAATGGGATTTACAAGGGCTGCATACACCGCGCGGTAGTGAATTCCATGAATGCAAGAAAATCATTGGCCTTCTTTCTGTGTCCATCGCATGACAAAGTGGTGCGAGCACCGGAGGAATTGGTGGAGAAGAGTCCACCACGAAAGTATCCAGATTATAAATGGCCAATGTTGCTTGAAATGACCCAAAAGCGTTACCGACCTGATTGCAACACTTTAGAAGCCTTCAAAACTTGGGTTAAAGAGGGAAAGGCGATGGACAATGGGTCCACTATTATCGCCCCGTCTGCTTAA
- the LOC111802002 gene encoding gibberellin 20 oxidase 1-A-like produces MALNGKVATEAAPSNLNEETKGEYRPPFGGSDESKVPEDFIWSEKFEASELLPVLDVPNIDLEKFMSGDKSYVEEATRLVDEACRQHGIFFVVNHGVDMEMMGRVHDCMNEFFTMPLDVKQRAKRRVGESYGYTNSFFGRFANNLPWKETFSLRCLAAQNSSAAHDYVLDTLGSSFSHHGYLNSTISTYAYSILILFLIA; encoded by the coding sequence ATGGCTTTGAACGGCAAGGTGGCAACCGAAGCTGCTCCCTCAAACTTGAATGAGGAGACGAAAGGGGAGTACCGTCCGCCATTTGGGGGCTCCGACGAGTCAAAGGTGCCGGAGGATTTCATTTGGTCGGAAAAGTTTGAGGCGTCCGAGTTGCTGCCGGTGCTGGATGTTCCAAATATTGACTTGGAAAAGTTCATGAGTGGCGACAAAAGTTATGTGGAAGAGGCGACAAGGCTGGTGGATGAGGCTTGTAGACAACATGGCATATTTTTTGTGGTGAACCATGGAGTGGACATGGAAATGATGGGCCGTGTTCATGACTGTATGAATGAGTTCTTTACAATGCCTTTGGATGTGAAGCAGAGGGCTAAAAGGAGGGTAGGTGAGAGTTATGGATATACTAATAGCTTCTTTGGGAGATTTGCGAACAATCTTCCATGGAAGGAAACCTTTTCCCTTCGCTGTTTGGCTGCTCAAAACTCCTCCGCTGCTCATGACTATGTTCTTGACACTTTAGGCTCATCCTTCTCCCATCATGGGTATCTAAATTCCACCATCTCTACCTATGCCTATTCAATtcttatactttttttaattgcttGA